Proteins found in one Polyodon spathula isolate WHYD16114869_AA chromosome 42, ASM1765450v1, whole genome shotgun sequence genomic segment:
- the LOC121305153 gene encoding myosin-7-like, giving the protein MGDAQMAEFGLAASFLRKSDKERLEAQTRPFDMKKECFVPDPVTEFVKARITSRDGAKVTADTYDGKTVTVKECDIHPQNPPKYDKIEDMAMFTFLHEPAVLYNLKERYAAWMIYTYSGLFCVTVNPYKWLPVYNAEVVNAYRGKKRSEAPPHIFSISDSAYQNMLTDRENQSILITGESGAGKTVNTKRVIQYFASIAAVKKETVTSTKGTLEDQIIQANPALEAFGNAKTLRNDNSSRFGKFIRIHFAASGKLASADIETYLLEKSRVTFQLRAERDYHIFYQILSNKKPELLEMLLVTNNPFDYAFISQGEVTVASIDDSDELIATDSAFDVLGFTQEEKNSMYKLTGAIMHSGNMKYKLKQREEQAEADGTEDADKASYLMGLNSADLIKALCHPRVKVGNEWVTKGQNVQQVNYSIGALAKSVYERMFNWMVVRINQSLDTKQARQYFIGVLDIAGFEIFDFNSFEQLCINFTNEKLQQFFNHHMFVLEQEEYKKEGIEWVFIDFGMDLQACIDLIEKPMGIMSILEEECMFPKASDMTFKAKLYDNHLGKSANFQKPRIVKGRPEADFALGHYAGIVDYNIRNWLVKNKDPLNETVVGLYQKSSLKVLATLFANYAGAESVQDTKAKGTKKKGSSFQTVSALHRENLNKLMTNLRSTHPHFVRCIIPNETKTPGAMDNPLVMHQLRCNGVLEGIRICRKGFPNRILYGDFKQRYRILNPSAIPEGQFIDSKKGSEKLLGSLDIDHTQYRFGHTKVFFKAGLLGQLEEMRDDRLSLIITRIQAQSRGLLSRIEYNKIVERRDALLVIQWNVRAFMSVKNWPWMKLFFKIKPLLKSAENEKEMANMKDEFMKLKEAYAKSEARRKELEEKMVSLLQEKNDLQLQVQTEQDNLCDSEERCDQLIKNKIQLEAKTKELTERLEDEEEMNGELTAKKRKLEDECSELKKDIDDLELTLAKVEKEKHATENKVKNLTEEMAALDDIIARLTKEKKALQEAHQQTLDDLQSEEDKVNTLTKAKAKLEQQVDDLEGSLEQEKKVRMDLERAKRKLEGDLKLTQESLMDLENDKQQLEERLKKKDFEINQLTSKIEDEQALSAQYQKKLKELQARIEELEEELEAERAARAKVEKQRADLSRELEELSERLEEAGGATSAQIEMNKKREAEFLKLRRDLEEATLQHEATSSTLRKKHADSTAELGEQIDNLQRVKQKLEKEKSEFKLELDDVVSNMEHVAKAKANLEKMCRTLEDQMNEYRTKAEEGQRTINDFTTQKAKLQTENGELTRRLEEKESLVSQLTRGKQSYTQQVDDLKRQLEEEVKAKNALAHAVQSARHDSDLLREQYEEEQEAKAELQRSLSKANSEVAQWRTKYETDAIQRTEELEEAKKKLAQRLQDAEEAVEAVNAKCSSLEKTKHRLQNEIEDLMVDLERSNAAAAVLDKKQRNFDKVLNEWKQKFEESQSELEGSQKESRSLSTELFKLKNAYEESLDNLETLKRENKNLQEEISDLTEQLGEGGKTIHELEKARKQLEQEKSEIQSALEEAEASLEHEEGKILRAQLEFNQVKAEIERKLAEKDEEMDQAKRNYQRVIESLQTSLESETRSRNEALRLKKKMEGDLNEMEIQLSQANRIAAESQKQLKSVHANLKDAQLQLDDSLRANDDLKENIAIVERRNNLLQAELEELRAVLEQTDRGRKLAEQELLDISERVQLLHSQNTSLINQKKKLEADTSQLQTEVEEAVQECRNAEEKAKKAITDAAMMAEELKKEQDTSAHLERMKKNMEQTIKDLQHRLDEAEQIALKGGKKQLQKLEARVRELENELEGEQRKSSDAVKGVKKYERRIKELIYQTEEDRKNMARLQDLVDKLQMKVKSYKRTAEEAEENANTNLGKFRKLQHELDEAEERADIAESQVNKLRAKTRDIGGKKGLDEE; this is encoded by the exons ATGGGTGATGCACAGATGGCTGAGTTTGGGCTTGCCGCATCCTTCCTGCGGAAGTCCGATAAGGAGCGTCTGGAGGCGCAGACCAGGCCCTTCGACATGAAGAAGGAGTGCTTCGTCCCTGACCCCGTGACGGAGTTCGTGAAGGCACGGATCACCAGCCGCGACGGTGCCAAAGTCACTGCCGACACTTACGATGGCAAG ACTGTCACAGTAAAGGAGTGCGATATCCACCCTCAGAACCCGCCCAAGTACGATAAAATTGAGGACATGGCCATGTTCACCTTCCTGCACGAGCCCGCCGTGCTGTATAACCTCAAAGAGCGTTACGCAGCCTGGATGATCTAC ACCTACTCTGGGCTGTTCTGTGTGACAGTGAACCCCTACAAGTGGCTGCCTGTGTACAATGCAGAGGTGGTCAATGCATATCGAGGCAAGAAGAGGTCTGAGGCTCCCCCTCACATCTTCTCCATCTCTGACAGTGCCTATCAGAACATGCTGACAG ACAGAGAAAACCAGTCCATCCTGATCAC CGGAGAATCCGGTGCTGGGAAGACTGTGAACACCAAGAGAGTCATTCAGTATTTTGCCAGCATTGCTGCAGTCAAGAAAGAAACAGTTACTTCTACCAAG GGGACCCTGGAGGATCAAATCATCCAGGCCAACCCAGCATTGGAGGCCTTTGGTAACGCCAAGACCTTGAGGAATGACAACTCGTCACGTTTT GGTAAATTCATCCGAATTCACTTTGCAGCCAGTGGCAAGCTCGCTTCTGCTGACATTGAGACCT ACCTCCTAGAGAAGTCTCGTGTGACCTTTCAGCTCAGGGCTGAGAGAGACTATCACATCTTCTACCAGATCCTGTCCAACAAGAAGCCAGAGTTGCTAG AAATGCTCCTGGTCACCAACAATCCCTTCGACTACGCCTTCATCTCACAGGGTGAAGTCACTGTCGCCTCCATTGATGATTCTGATGAGCTGATAGCCACAGAT AGTGCCTTTGATGTGCTTGGCTTCACTCAGGAGGAGAAAAATTCAATGTACAAGCTGACTGGTGCCATCATGCACAGTGGCAACATGAAATACAAGTTGAAACAGAGAGAGGAGCAGGCAGAGGCTGACGGCACTGAAG ATGCTGACAAGGCCTCCTACCTGATGGGACTGAACTCTGCTGATCTCATCAAGGCACTGTGTCACCCCAGAGTCAAAGTAGGGAACGAGTGGGTCACCAAGGGACAGAATGTCCAACAG GTGAACTACTCCATCGGTGCATTGGCCAAGTCAGTGTATGAGAGAATGTTCAACTGGATGGTGGTGAGAATCAACCAATCCCTGGACACCAAGCAGGCCCGCCAGTACTTCATTGGTGTGCTGGACATTGCTGGCTTCGAAATCTTTGAT TTCAACAGCTTTGAGCAGCTGTGCATCAACTTCACCAATGAGAAGCTGCAGCAGTTCTTCAACCACCACATGTTTGTGCTGGAGCAGGAGGAATATAAGAAGGAGGGCATCGAGTGGGTGTTCATTGACTTCGGCATGGACCTGCAGGCCTGCATCGACCTCATTGAGAAG cCCATGGGTATCATGTCCATCCTTGAAGAGGAGTGCATGTTCCCCAAGGCCAGTGACATGACCTTCAAAGCCAAGCTGTACGACAACCATCTGGGCAAATCCGCAAACTTCCAAAAGCCCAGGATCGTCAAAGGAAGGCCAGAGGCTGACTTTGCCTTGGGCCACTATGCTGGCATTGTAGATTATAACATCAGAAACTGGCTGGTGAAGAACAAGGACCCTCTGAATGAGACTGTGGTCGGGCTCTACCAGAAGTCTTCCCTCAAGGTTCTCGCCACCCTCTTTGCCAACTATGCTGGAGCTGAGTCTG TGCAGGACACGAAAGCCAAGGGCACAAAGAAAAAGGGTTCTTCCTTCCAGACTGTATCTGCTCTCCACAGG GAAAATCTGAACAAGCTGATGACCAACCTGAGGTCAACACATCCTCACTTTGTGCGCTGCATCATCCCTAATGAGACCAAGACTCCCGGTGCGATGGACAACCCTCTGGTGATGCATCAGCTCCGCTGTAACGGTGTTCTGGAAGGCATCAGAATCTGCAGGAAGGGCTTCCCCAACAGGATCCTGTACGGAGACTTCAAACAGAG ATACCGTATCCTGAACCCTTCTGCCATCCCAGAGGGCCAGTTCATAGACAGCAAGAAGGGATCTGAGAAACTGCTGGGATCCCTGGACATCGATCACACCCAGTACAGATTTGGACACACAAAG GTGTTCTTCAAGGCTGGTCTCCTGGGTCAGCTGGAAGAGATGAGAGATGATCGCTTATCTCTGATTATCACCCGGATCCAGGCCCAGTCTCGCGGTCTTCTCTCAAGAATTGAGTACAATAAGATTGTTGAGCGCAG AGACGCCCTGCTGGTAATCCAGTGGAACGTCCGTGCCTTTATGAGTGTGAAGAACTGGCCCTGGATGAAGCTGTTCTTCAAGATCAAGCCTCTGCTGAAGAGCGCAGAGAATGAGAAAGAGATGGCCAACATGAAGGATGAGTTCATGAAACTCAAGGAGGCTTATGCCAAGTCTGAGGCTCGCAGAAAGGAGCTGGAAGAGAAGATGGTCTCTCTTCTCCAAGAGAAGAACGACCTGCAGCTGCAAGTCCAGACT GAACAAGACAATCTTTGTGATTCAGAGGAGAGGTGTGACCAGCTGATCAAAAACAAGATTCAACTGGAGGCGAAAACCAAAGAGCTGACGGAGAGGctggaggatgaggaggagatGAATGGTGAGCTGACGGCCAAGAAGAGGAAGCTGGAGGACGAGTGCTCTGAGCTGAAGAAGGATATTGATGATCTGGAACTCACTCTGGCCAAAGTGGAGAAGGAGAAGCACGCCACTGAGAACAAG GTGAAGAACCTGACTGAGGAAATGGCGGCTCTGGATGATATCATCGCCAGGCTAACCAAGGAGAAGAAGGCTCTGCAGGAGGCTCACCAGCAAACCctggatgacctgcagagtgaggaGGACAAAGTGAACACCCTGACCAAGGCCAAAGCAAAGCTGGAGCAGCAGGTCGACGAT CTTGAAGGCTCATTGGAGCAAGAAAAGAAGGTGCGGATGGACCTTGAAAGAGCCAAGAGGAAGCTGGAAGGAGACTTGAAGTTGACCCAGGAGAGCCTAATGGACCTGGAGAATGATAAGCAGCAACTGGAGGAGCGGCTGAAGAA GAAAGactttgagatcaaccagctcaCCAGTAAAATTGAGGATGAGCAGGCACTGTCAGCCCAGTACCAGAAGAAACTGAAGGAGCTTCAG GCCCGCATTGAGGAGTtagaggaggagctggaggcaGAGAGAGCTGCCCGTGCCAAGGTGGAGAAGCAGCGGGCAGACTTGTCCCGGGAGCTGGAGGAGCTCAGTGAGAGGCTGGAGGAGGCGGGCGGGGCCACCTCAGCCCAGATCGAGATGAACAAGAAGAGGGAGGCTGAGTTCCTGAAGCTGCGGCGAGACCTTGAAGAGGCCACACTGCAGCATGAAGCCACATCCTCCACTCTGCGCAAGAAACATGCTGATAGCACGGCTGAGCTCGGGGAGCAGATTGACAACCTGCAGAGAGTCAAGCAGAAACTAGAGAAGGAAAAGAGCGAGTTCAAACTGGAGCTGGACGACGTGGTCTCCAATATGGAGCATGTCGCTAAAGCCAAG GCTAACTTGGAAAAGATGTGCAGGACTCTGGAAGATCAGATGAATGAATACAGGACCAAGGCTGAAGAAGGTCAACGCACCATCAATGACTTTACAACACAGAAAGCTAAGCTGCAGACTGAGAATG GTGAGCTTACCAGACGTCTTGAAGAGAAGGAATCTCTTGTCTCTCAGCTGACCAGAGGCAAGCAGTCCTACACTCAGCAGGTTGATGACCTCAAAAGACAACTGGAAGAGGAAGTGAAG GCGAAGAACGCACTTGCCCATGCAGTGCAGTCTGCCCGCCACGACTCAGACCTCCTGAGGGAGCAGtatgaggaggagcaggaggccAAGGCTGAGCTCCAGCGCAGTCTCTCCAAGGCTAACTCGGAGGTGGCACAGTGGAGAACCAAATATGAGACTGACGCCATCCAGAGAACTGAGGAGCTTGAGGAGGCCAA GAAGAAGCTGGCTCAGAGGCTGCAGGACGCGGAGGAAGCCGTCGAGGCTGTGAATGCTAAATGCTCCTCCCTGGAGAAGACCAAACACAGGCTGCAGAACGAGATTGAAGATCTCATGGTGGATCTGGAGAGGTCCAATGCAGCAGCTGCTGTTCTGGACAAGAAGCAGAGGAACTTTGACAAG GTCCTGAACGAGTGGAAGCAGAAGTTTGAAGAGTCGCAGAGTGAGCTAGAGGGCTCCCAGAAGGAGTCCAGGTCCCTGAGCACTGAACTCTTCAAGCTGAAGAACGCTTATGAGGAGTCTTTGGACAATCTGGAGACCCTGAAGAGGGAGAACAAGAACCTGCAAG AGGAAATCTCTGACCTGACTGAGCAACTCGGTGAGGGAGGCAAGACCATCCATGAGCTGGAGAAGGCTAGGAAGCAGCTGGAGCAGGAGAAGTCTGAAATACAGTCTGCTCTGGAAGAGGCTGAG GCCTCCCTGGAGCACGAGGAAGGGAAGATCCTGAGGGCTCAGCTGGAGTTTAACCAAGTGAAGGCTGAGATTGAGCGCAAGCTGGCTGAGAAGGATGAGGAGATGGATCAGGCCAAGAGGAACTACCAGAGAGTGATTGAATCCCTGCAGACCTCACTGGAGTCAGAGACCCGCAGTAGGAACGAGGCCCTCAGGCTGAAGAAGAAGATGGAGGGAGACCTCAATGAGATGGAGATCCAGCTCAGCCAGGCCAACAGGATTGCTGCAGAGTCACAGAAGCAGCTCAAGAGCGTCCACGCTAACCTGAAG GACGCTCAGCTCCAGCTGGATGACTCCCTTCGTGCCAACGATGACCTGAAGGAGAACATCGCCATAGTGGAGAGACGCAACAATCTCCTGCAGgctgagctggaggagctgagGGCGGTGTTGGAGCAGACAGATAGAGGCCGCAAGCTGGCTGAACAGGAGCTGCTGGACATCAGCGAGAGGGTTCAACTCCTGCACTCACAG AACACCAGCCTGATTAACCAGAAGAAGAAGCTGGAGGCCGACACGTCCCAGCTGCAGACAGAGGTGGAGGAGGCTGTGCAGGAGTGCAGGAATGCTGAGGAGAAAGCCAAGAAGGCCATCACTGATGCTGCCATGATGGCAGAGGAGCTGAAGAAGGAGCAGGACACCAGCGCTCACCTGGAGCGCATGAAGAAGAACATGGAGCAGACCATCAAGGACCTGCAGCACCGCCTGGACGAGGCCGAGCAAATCGCTTTGAAGGGCGGCAAGAAGCAGCTGCAAAAGCTTGAGGCCCGC GTGCGGGAGCTGGAGAATGAGCTGGAAGGGGAGCAGAGGAAGAGCAGCGATGCTGTGAAGGGAGTCAAGAAATATGAGAGACGCATCAAAGAGCTGATCTACCAG ACTGAGGAGGACCGTAAGAATATGGCCCGCCTGCAGGACCTGGTGGACAAGCTGCAGATGAAGGTGAAGTCGTACAAGAGAACCGCGGAGGAGGCT GAGGAGAATGCCAACACTAACCTGGGCAAGTTCCGGAAGCTGCAGCATGAGCTGGACGAGGCGGAGGAGAGGGCTGATATCGCCGAGTCTCAGGTCAACAAGCTCCGCGCCAAGACCCGTGACATCGGGGGCAAG